Proteins encoded by one window of Salvia splendens isolate huo1 chromosome 5, SspV2, whole genome shotgun sequence:
- the LOC121804478 gene encoding uncharacterized protein LOC121804478: MEYCNIGYMSHGIFWILFEFLYAPIRLVLGFCSLVAYSCTLVYEMVGDLLLFAGSLVSFTRDVESTVSSYEVSIWRSLWNDLFSQIFRALRSILNGLVAFFMACNRHRLSTYNHMKELYHRSSHKPRRASAQKVDQDTHTSATRLSPRVGKSPITSSCPGMVR, translated from the exons ATGGAATATTG CAATATCGGTTATATGTCCCATGGCATATTCTGGATACTGTTTGAGTTCCTTTATGCTCCAATTCGACTCGTCCTAGGATTCTGTAGCCTCGTGGCGTACTCATGCACACTTGTGTATGAAATGGTTGGAGATTTATTGCTGTTCGCTGGCAGCCTAGTTAGTTTTACCAGGGATGTCGAATCAACAGTGAGCTCGTATGAGGTTTCAATCTGGCGCTCTCTGTGGAACGACCTTTTCTCTCAG ATTTTCCGTGCTCTCCGAAGTATCCTCAACGGTCTTGTGGCTTTCTTCATGGCATGCAATAGACACCGGCTGAG CACGTATAATCATATGAAGGAGTTATACCACAGATCGTCTCATAAACCCAGGAGAGCGAGTGCTCAAAAAGTCGATCAAGATACGCATACTTCTGCAACACGTTTATCT CCAAGAGTTGGGAAGAGTCCCATCACCAGTTCATGCCCCGGAATGGTTAGATGA
- the LOC121805187 gene encoding plant UBX domain-containing protein 4-like, with the protein MANQSPEFAGDATLDGHPHISLINTFCEITACPSKSEALFFLESHNFDTDAAVSTYLDDANPIEPYAAGPASPAAQSNSHYSPSESLSPSPSRSRSPSPPPASRPYSLRSAAKSGAGVSGSAAGGARRGGGGAGGRIRTLADLNKNPTNEESDSDPDFDPQEYYTGGEKSGMLVRGPPKPNDVDAIFNQARQSGGVEAAAEHILPSSSSRSFAGTGRLLSGEVSSATPEPSLPQSVVTHNITFWRNGFTIDDGPLRRFDDPANASFLESVAKSECPRELAPADKRNAVHANLTRREEDYKEPPKKSLPFQGVGRTLGGTSDTAAPMEASSIHTVLTAAPTPSPGLVVDQAQPSTSIQLRLADGTRMVSRFNNHHTIRDIRGFIDASRPDGPRTYQLQSMGFPPKQLIDLDQTIEETGIANSVVIQKL; encoded by the exons ATGGCGAATCAGTCGCCGGAATTCGCCGGAGATGCAACTCTCGACGGCCACCCTCATATTTCCCTAATCAACACCTTCTGCGAGATCACCGCCTGCCCTTCCAAATCCGAAGCCCTATTTTTCCTCGAATCGCACAATTTCGATACGGACGCCGCGGTCTCCACCTACCTAGACGACGCCAACCCCATCGAGCCTTACGCAGCCGGTCCGGCTTCCCCGGCTGCGCAGTCGAATTCTCATTATTCACCTTCGGAGTCGCTGTCACCGTCTCCTTCCCGGTCGCGATCCCCATCTCCGCCGCCTGCTTCCCGACCGTACAGTCTCCGCTCCGCCGCTAAAAGTGGCGCTGGAGTTAGTGGTTCCGCTGCTGGAGGCGCGAGGCGTGGAGGCGGTGGCGCTGGCGGCCGAATTAGGACTCTCGCTGATCTCAATAAGAATCCTACAAATGAGGAGTCTGATAGTGATCCTGATTTTGATCCTCAGGAATACTACACTGGCGGAGAAAAGAg TGGAATGCTTGTTCGTGGTCCACCTAAGCCGAATGATGTGGATGCCATATTCAATCAAGCAAGACAGTCAGGAGGTGTAGAAGCAGCAGCTGAACATATCTTGCCTTCTTCGAGCTCAAGAAGCTTTGCTGGGACGGGAAGACTACTCTCCGGGGAGGTTTCGTCTGCTACCCCTGAGCCTAGCCTGCCTCAAAGTGTTGTTACTCACAACATCACTTTTTGGAGAAATGGATTCACAATTGATGATGGGCCTCTGAGAAGGTTTGATGACCCTGCAAACGCCTCATTCTTAGAG AGCGTTGCAAAGTCCGAGTGCCCAAGGGAGCTTGCACCGGCAGATAAGAGGAATGCTGTTCATGCTAATCTTACAAGGAGGGAGGAAGACTACAAG GAGCCACCAAAAAAGAGTCTTCCCTTccaaggagttggaagaactctaGGTGGCACCAGTGACACAGCTGCGCCAATGGAAGCGAGCAGCATTCATACTGTGCTGACTGCTGCTCCCACACCATCCCCCGGTCTGGTTGTTGATCAGGCGCAGCCTTCCACGTCTATCCAGCTGAGGCTAGCAGATGGGACACGCATGGTTTCACGCTTCAACAACCACCACACGATCAGAGATATCCGAGGCTTCATTGATGCATCGCGGCCTGATGGACCAAGGACTTATCAGCTGCAATCCATGGGCTTCCCTCCCAAACAGCTCATTGATCTGGACCAGACTATAGAAGAAACCGGAATTGCAAATTCAGTCGTGATCCAGAAACTATAG
- the LOC121804476 gene encoding nucleobase-ascorbate transporter 1-like translates to MGDILHPPMEQLQDLEYCIDSNPPWPETVLLAFQNYILVLGTSVMIPTMLVPMMGGSDGDKAKVIQTLLFVAGLNTLFQTLFGTRLPAVVGGSFAYVVPIAYIINDSSLLRIQDPHVRFTHSMRAIQGALIVAASIQIILGYSQVWGLFSRFFSPLGMAPVVGLVGLGLFQRGFPSLGNCVEIGWPMLILVIGLSQYLKHIKPMRDFPIFERFPVLISVAIIWIYSIVLTASGAYRGRSNTTQINCRTDRANLISTAPWFMFPYPLQWGPPTFAAGHCFAMMSAVLVSMVESTGAYKAASRLAIATPPPAYVLSRGIGWQGIGVLLDGLFGTGTGSTVSVENVGLLGLTRVGSRRVVQISAGFMIFFSILGKFGAVFASIPFPIYAALYCVVFGLVGSVGLSFLQFTNMNSMRSLFITGISLFLGISIPQFFDGYWTPHRRGLVQTNAGWFNAFLNTVFMSPPMVGLIIAVFLDNTIEVDKSKKDRGMPWWAKFRTFRGDSRNEEFYTLPFNLNRFFPPT, encoded by the exons ATGGGTGACATTCTACACCCTCCCATGGAGCAGCTCCAAGACCTCGAATACTGCATTGATTCCAATCCTCCATGGC CTGAAACCGTTTTGTTAGCATTTCAGAATTACATCTTAGTACTTGGTACAAGTGTGATGATCCCGACAATGCTTGTTCCTATGATGGGAGGAAGCGAT GGAGATAAGGCGAAAGTTATTCAGACATTGTTATTCGTTGCTGGCCTCAACACGCTCTTTCAGACACTCTTCGGAACCAGGTTACCTGCTGTGGTCGGGGGCTCATTCGCGTATGTTGTTCCCATAGCATACATCATCAATGACTCATCGCTGCTACGAATTCAGGATCCTCACGTG AGATTTACGCACTCTATGAGAGCTATCCAAGGAGCCCTAATTGTTGCTGCTAGTATACAGATAATTCTAGGCTACAGCCAAGTTTGGGGCCTTTTTTCGCG CTTCTTTAGCCCCCTTGGAATGGCACCTGTCGTTGGATTAGTTGGTTTAGGGCTGTTTCAACGAGGATTCCCCTCC CTAGGAAACTGTGTAGAGATTGGTTGGCCGATGCTTATTTTGGTCATCGGCTTGTCTCAA TATCTTAAGCACATCAAACCAATGAGGGACTTCCCCATCTTCGAACGGTTCCCTGTGTTGATCTCTGTCGCCATTATCTGGATATACTCCATTGTGCTGACGGCTAGTGGTGCTTACCGGGGCAGATCAAACACCACTCAGATCAACTGTCGGACGGACAGAGCCAATCTCATATCTACAGCACCGTG GTTCATGTTCCCTTATCCTCTCCAGTGGGGCCCGCCCACGTTTGCTGCTGGCCACTGCTTCGCGATGATGTCAGCTGTGCTCGTCTCAATGGTTGAG TCGACCGGAGCATACAAGGCAGCGTCTCGTCTGGCTATAGCCACTCCGCCTCCAGCATATGTGCTCAGCCGGGGCATTGGTTGGCAG GGAATAGGTGTCCTACTAGACGGCCTCTTTGGCACGGGGACTGGCTCCACTGTATCCGT GGAGAACGTCGGGCTGCTTGGGCTTACTCGGGTGGGAAGCAGGAGAGTGGTCCAGATCTCGGCTGGTTTCATGATATTCTTTTCCATCTTAG GGAAATTCGGAGCTGTTTTTGCTTCAATCCCGTTTCCGATATACGCTGCATTGTACTGTGTCGTATTCGGCCTCGTAG GTTCAGTTGGCTTATCATTTCTGCAGTTCACTAATATGAATTCCATGAGGAGTCTTTTTATAACTGGCATCTCACTCTTCCTTGGGATCTCCATACCCCAATTCTTCGACGGATACTGGACCCCGCATCGTCGTGGCCTAGTCCAGACAAATGCAGGATGG TTCAACGCGTTCTTGAACACGGTGTTCATGTCCCCGCCCATGGTGGGGCTGATCATCGCGGTCTTCCTCGACAACACGATCGAGGTGGATAAGTCTAAGAAGGACCGGGGGATGCCGTGGTGGGCCAAGTTCCGGACCTTTCGAGGCGATAGTCGCAACGAAGAGTTCTATACGCTGCCGTTTAATCTCAATAGATTCTTCCCTCCTACATAG
- the LOC121804475 gene encoding E3 ubiquitin-protein ligase COP1-like isoform X2: MNSARCKCESDLQYIKGILPMMFLLILHICKVQSDLQYIKEDLNSVERHRIELYQARERCSVKLKILSSDPLGIRSRTSSRPMDRNMSGPVSNSYNIRGITSMNFQYTKDEAKAQVNNIPRTQSKEAAPSEPTSQHKSQSGLAVMRKKRVHAQFNELQEFYLQKRRQLVNQIEKQGNKDNTIIRREGYSSGLADFQSVLSTFTRFSRLRVIAELRHGDLFHSPNIVSSIEFDRDDELFATAGVSRRIKVFDFSSVVNEPTDVHCPVVEMTTRSKLSCLSWNKFTKNHIASSDYEGIVTVWDAGTQQSIMEYEEHEKRAWSVDFSPTEPSMLVSGSDDCKVKIWCTKQEGSVLNIDMKTNICCVKYNPESSKYVAVGSADHHIHYYDLRNPCHPVSVFSGHNKAVSYVKFLSSNELASASTDSTLRLWDVKDNLLVRTFRGHTNEKNFVGLTVNNDFLACGSETNEVSVYHKAITKPVTWHKFGSPDVEDVEEDAGSYFISAVCWKVGSPTILAANSRGTIKVLALTA; the protein is encoded by the exons ATGAACTCAGCGAG GTGCAAATGCGAAAGTGATCTGCAATACATCAAGGGCATATTACCTATGATGTTTCTTCTTATTCTTCATATTTGTAAGGTGCAAAGTGATCTGCAATACATCAAGGAAGACTTAAATTCTGTGGAAAGACATAGGATAGAGCTGTACCAAGCAAGAGAAAGGTGTTCAGTTAAACTGAAGATTCTCTCTAGTGATCCTCTTGGAATTAGATCCCGCACTTCCTCTAGGCCAATGGATAGAAACATGTCAGGCCCTGTGTCCAACTCTTACAACATAAGAGGAATTACTTCTATGAACTTCCAGTACACTAAAGACGAAGCGAAGGCTCAAGTTAATAATATCCCTCGAACCCAGAGCAAGGAAGCTGCTCCGAGCGAACCAACATCACAACATAAGAGCCAATCCGGTTTGGCAGTTATGCGGAAAAAGCGAGTCCATGCACAG TTTAACGAACTTCAGGAATTTTACTTACAAAAGAGACGTCAATTGGTCAACCAAATAGAGAAGCAAGGAAATAAAGATAACACCATCATTAGAAGAGAAGGTTATAGTTCTGGTTTAGCAGATTTCCAGTCAGTTCTAAGTACGTTTACTCGGTTCAG TCGATTACGAGTAATTGCTGAACTTAGACACGGTGACCTATTCCACTCACCCAATATCGTTTCAAG TATAGAGTTTGATCGGGATGATGAGCTGTTTGCTACTGCTGGAGTTTCACGGCGGATAAAAGTTTTTGATTTCTCATCA GTTGTGAACGAACCTACAGATGTGCATTGCCCTGTTGTTGAGATGACTACTCGATCTAAGCTTAGCTGCTTGAGCTGGAACAAGTTCACGAAAAATCACATAGCTAGTAGTGATTATGAGGGCATAGTAACTGTCTGGGATGCTGGTACTCAACAA AGTATCATGGAATATGAGGAGCACGAGAAACGGGCATGGAGTGTTGATTTCTCCCCAACAGAGCCTTCAATGCTTGTTTCTGGTAGTGATGACTGCAAG GTCAAAATTTGGTGCACAAAGCAAGAAGGTAGCGTTCTCAACATCGATATGAAGACTAATATATGCTGTGTGAAGTACAATCCCGAGTCCAGCAAATATGTTGCG GTTGGCTCTGCTGATCACCATATTCACTACTATGACTTGAGAAACCCCTGCCATCCAGTCTCTGTGTTCAGTGGTCATAATAAGGCGGTTTCATATGTGAAATTCCTCTCCAGCAACGAGCTTGCTTCTGCTTCAACAGATAGCACTCTCCGGCTATGGGACGTGAAGGACAATCTGCTC GTCCGTACATTTAGAGGGCACACCAACGAGAAGAATTTCGTAGGCCTAACTGTCAACAATGATTTCCTAGCTTGTGGCAGCGAAACAAATGAAGTTTCTGTCTATCACAAG GCTATCACGAAACCCGTGACATGGCATAAATTTGGATCCCCAGATGTCGAGGACGTCGAGGAAGATGCAGGATCTTACTTCATAAGCGCAGTATGCTGGAAAGTTGGAAGTCCCACCATATTAGCTGCCAACAGTAGAGGAACAATCAAGGTGTTGGCCCTCACTGCTTGA
- the LOC121804475 gene encoding E3 ubiquitin-protein ligase COP1-like isoform X1 produces MEDCSTTFTVPAADHTRDPAPEAEDKELSCPICMQIMKDVFLTSCGHSFCYMCIVTHLHNKSDCPCCAQFLTPSQLFPNFLLNKLLKKASTHQLSKLASPVEQFRHSLEQGCQVSVKELDSLVSLVTEKKRKLEQEEAERNMQILLDFLHCLRKQKVNELSEVQSDLQYIKEDLNSVERHRIELYQARERCSVKLKILSSDPLGIRSRTSSRPMDRNMSGPVSNSYNIRGITSMNFQYTKDEAKAQVNNIPRTQSKEAAPSEPTSQHKSQSGLAVMRKKRVHAQFNELQEFYLQKRRQLVNQIEKQGNKDNTIIRREGYSSGLADFQSVLSTFTRFSRLRVIAELRHGDLFHSPNIVSSIEFDRDDELFATAGVSRRIKVFDFSSVVNEPTDVHCPVVEMTTRSKLSCLSWNKFTKNHIASSDYEGIVTVWDAGTQQSIMEYEEHEKRAWSVDFSPTEPSMLVSGSDDCKVKIWCTKQEGSVLNIDMKTNICCVKYNPESSKYVAVGSADHHIHYYDLRNPCHPVSVFSGHNKAVSYVKFLSSNELASASTDSTLRLWDVKDNLLVRTFRGHTNEKNFVGLTVNNDFLACGSETNEVSVYHKAITKPVTWHKFGSPDVEDVEEDAGSYFISAVCWKVGSPTILAANSRGTIKVLALTA; encoded by the exons ATGGAGGATTGCTCGACGACTTTCACTGTGCCGGCGGCGGATCACACTCGAGATCCAGCTCCGGAGGCGGAGGATAAGGAGTTGTCGTGCCCAATTTGTATGCAGATTATGAAGGACGTCTTCCTAACCTCGTGCGGCCATAGCTTCTGCTACATGTGCATCGTCACTCATCTCCACAACAAGAGCGATTGCCCCTGCTGCGCTCAGTTTCTCACTCCCTCTCAGCTCTTCCCCAATTTTCTCCTCAACAAG CTATTGAAGAAGGCATCTACCCATCAACTATCAAAATTAGCATCTCCTGTAGAACAATTTCGTCATTCACTGGAACAG GGCTGTCAAGTTTCAGTGAAGGAGTTAGACTCTCTAGTGTCTCTGGTTacagagaaaaagagaaaattgGAACAAGAAGAAGCAGAGAGAAACATGCAGATTCTGCTGGACTTCTTACACTGCTTAAGGAAGCAAAAAGTTAATGAACTCAGCGAG GTGCAAAGTGATCTGCAATACATCAAGGAAGACTTAAATTCTGTGGAAAGACATAGGATAGAGCTGTACCAAGCAAGAGAAAGGTGTTCAGTTAAACTGAAGATTCTCTCTAGTGATCCTCTTGGAATTAGATCCCGCACTTCCTCTAGGCCAATGGATAGAAACATGTCAGGCCCTGTGTCCAACTCTTACAACATAAGAGGAATTACTTCTATGAACTTCCAGTACACTAAAGACGAAGCGAAGGCTCAAGTTAATAATATCCCTCGAACCCAGAGCAAGGAAGCTGCTCCGAGCGAACCAACATCACAACATAAGAGCCAATCCGGTTTGGCAGTTATGCGGAAAAAGCGAGTCCATGCACAG TTTAACGAACTTCAGGAATTTTACTTACAAAAGAGACGTCAATTGGTCAACCAAATAGAGAAGCAAGGAAATAAAGATAACACCATCATTAGAAGAGAAGGTTATAGTTCTGGTTTAGCAGATTTCCAGTCAGTTCTAAGTACGTTTACTCGGTTCAG TCGATTACGAGTAATTGCTGAACTTAGACACGGTGACCTATTCCACTCACCCAATATCGTTTCAAG TATAGAGTTTGATCGGGATGATGAGCTGTTTGCTACTGCTGGAGTTTCACGGCGGATAAAAGTTTTTGATTTCTCATCA GTTGTGAACGAACCTACAGATGTGCATTGCCCTGTTGTTGAGATGACTACTCGATCTAAGCTTAGCTGCTTGAGCTGGAACAAGTTCACGAAAAATCACATAGCTAGTAGTGATTATGAGGGCATAGTAACTGTCTGGGATGCTGGTACTCAACAA AGTATCATGGAATATGAGGAGCACGAGAAACGGGCATGGAGTGTTGATTTCTCCCCAACAGAGCCTTCAATGCTTGTTTCTGGTAGTGATGACTGCAAG GTCAAAATTTGGTGCACAAAGCAAGAAGGTAGCGTTCTCAACATCGATATGAAGACTAATATATGCTGTGTGAAGTACAATCCCGAGTCCAGCAAATATGTTGCG GTTGGCTCTGCTGATCACCATATTCACTACTATGACTTGAGAAACCCCTGCCATCCAGTCTCTGTGTTCAGTGGTCATAATAAGGCGGTTTCATATGTGAAATTCCTCTCCAGCAACGAGCTTGCTTCTGCTTCAACAGATAGCACTCTCCGGCTATGGGACGTGAAGGACAATCTGCTC GTCCGTACATTTAGAGGGCACACCAACGAGAAGAATTTCGTAGGCCTAACTGTCAACAATGATTTCCTAGCTTGTGGCAGCGAAACAAATGAAGTTTCTGTCTATCACAAG GCTATCACGAAACCCGTGACATGGCATAAATTTGGATCCCCAGATGTCGAGGACGTCGAGGAAGATGCAGGATCTTACTTCATAAGCGCAGTATGCTGGAAAGTTGGAAGTCCCACCATATTAGCTGCCAACAGTAGAGGAACAATCAAGGTGTTGGCCCTCACTGCTTGA
- the LOC121803709 gene encoding uncharacterized protein LOC121803709 translates to MNIFLILTAWHQTEKYSPSSSLLFFTSLHHFPIPLSPFHNSLRHKSKTQMPSSAAETLLSISLLLDRLLPAALSVSSFSSRWQIIRSKLASAKSLLSEISDSPHWSDNPLLLTLLPSLLSTLRRTETLSHHCSLPSFSGGKLLMQSDLDMAAAWLSRHTNDLDLLLRSGVLHQSTAIVLSRPDPSSPNDDLAFFVRDLFTRLQIGGLQFKLKALDSLIHLLSDDDKSAAAVVAKEGNISCLISLLDLNAHFSIRELAVLAVSLIVSAGDLPRKCVFEEGALGPLLRIIECGTMPMKESAAMAVEFITDDPDNAWAVSAYGGVAILVELLKSGSIIAQSHAAGAIRNISGVEDIRIALAEEGAIPILMQLLISGSQSTQGKVANCISILASTDEKFRGLLLEEKGLHRLLQLFCDCSNSETMEHVLRSIYSLSVSDSGYRMLSGSTAFIIQIAELVKQGNVMLQHISASLLANLAISDGNKRAIAGSMGSLVKLMESVKPDGMQEVGAKALLSLLTVNSNKKEFVRDETSLMRLVQMLDPRNEVVSKKFPVAVVAALVAGGSQGCRRRLVAAGAHGLVQRLAEMDVPGAKKALQRLSANRLTSIFTRAWRD, encoded by the exons ATGAATATCTTTTTG ATTTTGACAGCTTGGCATCAGACAGAGAAATACTCCCCCTCTTCTTCCCTCCTTTTTTTTACCAGTCTTCACCATTTCCCAATCCCATTATCTCCTTTTCACAATTCCCTCCGCCACAAAAGCAAAACACAGAtgccctcctccgccgccgaaACCCTCCTCTCCAtctccctcctcctcgaccGCCTCCTCCCCGCCGCCCTCTCCgtctcctccttctcctcccGCTGGCAAATCATCCGCTCCAAACTCGCCTCCGCCAAATCCCTCCTCTCCGAAATCTCCGACTCCCCCCACTGGTCCGACAACCCCCTCCTCCTCACCCTCCTCCCCTCCCTCCTCTCCACCCTCCGCCGCACCGAAACCCTCTCCCACCACTGCTCCCTGCCCTCCTTCTCCGGCGGCAAGCTCCTCATGCAGTCCGACCTCGACATGGCCGCTGCCTGGCTCTCCCGCCACACCAACGACCTCGACCTCCTCCTCCGCTCCGGCGTCCTCCACCAGTCCACCGCCATCGTCCTCTCCCGCCCCGACCCCTCATCCCCCAACGACGACCTCGCCTTCTTCGTCAGAGACCTCTTCACCAGGCTCCAGATCGGCGGCCTCCAGTTTAAACTCAAGGCTCTCGATTCGCTCATTCACCTCCTCTCCGACGACGACAAGTCCGCCGCCGCCGTCGTCGCTAAAGAGGGGAACATCTCCTGCTTGATTTCTCTCCTCGATTTGAACGCTCATTTCTCGATTCGAGAGCTCGCCGTCCTCGCCGTCTCCCTCATCGTTTCCGCCGGCGATTTGCCGAGGAAGTGCGTGTTCGAGGAAGGGGCTTTAGGTCCTCTCCTGAGGATAATCGAATGCGGCACAATGCCGATGAAGGAAAGCGCTGCTATGGCGGTCGAATTCATCACCGACGACCCTGACAACGCGTGGGCGGTTTCCGCCTACGGCGGTGTCGCGATTCTCGTTGAATTGTTGAAATCCGGCTCGATTATAGCTCAATCACACGCCGCGGGTGCAATTCGGAACATTTCCGGCGTTGAGGATATCCGAATTGCTTTAGCTGAAGAAGGCGCAATCCCTATTTTAATGCAATTGCTCATTTCCGGTAGCCAATCGACGCAGGGGAAAGTTGCTAATTGCATTTCAATCCTCGCCTCTACCGATGAGAAATTCCGAGGGCTTTTGTTGGAGGAGAAAGGGTTGCATCGATTACTGCAATTGTTCTGCGATTGCTCCAACTCTGAAACAATGGAGCACGTTTTACGCTCGATTTACTCCCTCTCCGTCTCCGATTCCGGCTACAGAATGCTCTCCGGTTCGACGGCGTTCATCATACAGATCGCGGAGCTCGTGAAGCAAGGCAATGTGATGCTGCAGCACATCTCAGCCTCGTTGCTCGCGAATTTGGCGATCAGCGACGGCAACAAGAGGGCAATCGCCGGAAGCATGGGATCACTCGTGAAATTGATGGAGTCGGTGAAGCCGGACGGGATGCAAGAGGTCGGGGCGAAGGCGCTGCTCTCGTTGCTGACGGTGAATTCGAATAAGAAGGAGTTCGTGAGGGATGAGACGAGCTTGATGAGGCTGGTGCAGATGTTGGATCCAAGAAATGAGGTTGTGTCGAAGAAGTTTCCTGTCGCAGTGGTGGCGGCCCTTGTGGCTGGTGGGAGCCAGGGGTGCCGGAGGAGGCTTGTGGCTGCAGGGGCTCATGGGCTTGTGCAGAGGCTCGCGGAGATGGACGTTCCCGGGGCAAAGAAGGCACTGCAGAGGCTCTCTGCGAATAGGCTAACCAGTATCTTTACTAGGGCTTGGCGGGACTGA